From a single Brassica rapa cultivar Chiifu-401-42 chromosome A01, CAAS_Brap_v3.01, whole genome shotgun sequence genomic region:
- the LOC117126754 gene encoding glutathione S-transferase T3-like codes for MKLKQEKKVAVKKGNDVLKLSHEILFNNHKKKFSLEHAWKELRNDKKWCDLSTSKTDGNAKKRKCDDGAQSSSSHANETNIAEDDQGTNRPPGVKAAKGHGKKTMVEGKALSEFQSMWSIKQKDLAMKERLSKMSLLDSIIAKKKNR; via the coding sequence ATGAAGCTAAAACAAGAGAAAAAAGTAGCGGTCAAAAAGGGGAATGATGTTCTCAAACTATCTCATGAAATCTTATTCAACAACCATAAAAAGAAATTCAGTCTTGAACATGCTTGGAAGGAGCTGCGCAATGACAAGAAATGGTGTGACCTTTCTACTTCTAAAACTGATGGAAACGCTAAAAAGAGGAAGTGTGATGACGGTGCACAATCATCAAGCTCTCACGCAAATGAAACCAACATTGCTGAAGATGACCAAGGAACCAATCGTCCACCGGGTGTTAAGGCAGCAAAAGGGCATGGTAAGAAGACGATGGTAGAGGGGAAGGCACTGTCTGAGTTTCAGAGTATGTGGTCCATTAAACAGAAGGATTTGGCAATGAAAGAAAGACTGTCAAAGATGAGTCTGCTTGACAGtataattgcaaaaaaaaagaaccgcTAG
- the LOC103844433 gene encoding autophagy-related protein 18h — translation MKSSSSSKVNINNGDNHQTRNGTNGFLPNSLKFISTCIRTASSGVRSASASVAASLSPESHELKDQVLWSSFDRLHTSESCFKNLLLLGYANGFQVLDIDDASDVSELVSRRDDPVTFLQMQPLPAKCEGTEGFRASHPMLIAVADEAKGSVPPIRNGFDDDALSLSPTAVRFYSLRSHNYVHVLRFRSTVYMVRCSPRIVAVGLGSQIYCFDALTLENKFSVLSYPVPQLGNQGVVNVGYGPMAVGSRWLAYASNNPLSSSIGRLSPQNVTPPGVSPSTSPSGGNLVARYAMESSKHLAAGLLNLGDKGYKTISKYCQDLKHDVPGSSLSSSPGQKVGRGGATSAADSDVAGTVIVKDFESRAVIAQFRAHTSPISALCFDQSGTLLVTASIHGNNINVFRIMPSPSKNGPGPQSYDWSSSHVPLYKLHRGMTSAVIQDICFSSYSQWIAIVSSKGTCHIYVLSPFGGDNVIEIRSSHVDGPTLAPTLSLPWWSSPSLSTTHFTFPPPASVTLSVVSRIKCNNFFHAASSVVGKPSFPSGCLAAVFHQAVPQVSAPALDYLLVYTPSGHVVQYKLIPSLGGGDQAESSSRIGAAEEELRVKVEPVQCWDVCRRTDWPEREENVCGRVAEDSVDASDLAKPLEKHHVYVANAEVLINSGRKPIWQNSEISFYPMFRPDSAGLNHGEMEIEKVSANEVDIRRKDLLPVFDNFHSVYSSMRNRGFPPVERDSDSSSSYSDPRLVKGRGSSSSHFALTPNQDPLSGIVTFKQPVVSISSAVKDTDYTVDDVAHMLLKNASLPAETTIVNNSGTSGASNVRSNPSDLSMNAADESEEGHVDDGYPNFEQFFKETAKEAENKNAPSDQRKLDDDDDDDDDMLGGVFAFSEEG, via the exons ATGaagagcagcagcagcagcaaggTCAATATCAACAACGGAGATAATCATCAGACGAGAAACGGTACAAATGGCTTTTTGCCTAATTCCCTAAAATTCATATCAACCTGTATCCGAACCGCTTCCTCCGGCGTGCGCTCAGCTAGCGCTTCCGTCGCTGCTTCTCTCTCCCCCGAATCCCACGAGCTCAAGGATCAG GTGCTGTGGTCTTCCTTCGATAGGTTACATACAAGTGAATCTTGTTTCAAGAACCTTCTGTTACTAGGTTATGCCAACGGGTTTCAAGTCCTTGATATCGACGATGCAAGTGATGTCAGCGAACTTGTGTCGAGGCGGGATGATCCAGTTACGTTTCTACAGATGCAGCCTTTACCTGCTAAATGTGAAGGAACCGAAGGATTTAGAGCTTCGCATCCCATGCTTATAGCAGTTGCTGATGAAGCCAAGGGCTCAGTTCCTCCTATTAGAAATGGTTTTGATGATGATGCTCTTTCCCTATCTCCCACGGCTGTGCGATTCTATTCACTTAGATCTCACAACTACGTTCATGTTTTGAGATTCCGATCTACTGTCTATATGGTCAGATGCAGTCCCCGGATTGTAGCTGTTGGCCTCGGTTCACAG ATATACTGTTTTGATGCGCTAACTCTTGAAAACAAGTTCAGTGTCCTCTCATATCCTGTTCCTCAGCTTGGAAACCAAGGTGTCGTCAATGTCGGATATGGACCAATGGCTGTCGGATCTAGATGGTTAGCTTATGCTTCCAATAATCCCTTGTCCTCTAGCATAGGTCGCCTTAGCCCTCAGAACGTTACTCCCCCTGGAGTCAGTCCATCTACCTCCCCTAGCGGTGGTAATCTAGTGGCGAGATACGCCATGGAATCTAGTAAGCATCTGGCGGCGGGTTTACTTAATTTAGGTGACAAAGGTTACAAGACTATATCTAAATACTGTCAAGATCTAAAACATGACGTTCCTGGTTCCTCTCTTTCCTCCAGTCCTGGCCAGAAAGTTGGTCGGGGCGGCGCAACTTCTGCTGCAGATTCAGATGTTGCTGGAACG GTTATTGTCAAGGATTTTGAATCCCGAGCTGTTATAGCACAGTTCAGGGCTCACACCAGTCCAATATCGGCGCTCTGCTTCGACCAAAGTGGCACTCTATTAGTGACGGCCTCGATCCACGGTAACAATATTAACGTTTTCCGGATTATGCCATCGCCTTCAAAGAATGGACCAGGTCCCCAAAGCTATGATTGGAGCTCTTCCCATGTGCCTCTTTACAAACTGCATCGTGGCATGACATCAGCT GTAATACAAGATATTTGCTTTAGTAGCTACAGCCAGTGGATTGCAATCGTGTCATCTAAGGGTACTTGCCATATTTATGTTCTGTCCCCGTTTGGAGGAGATAATGTTATTGAGATACGGAGTTCTCATGTCGATGGACCAACGCTTGCTCCGACATTGTCCCTGCCGTGGTGGTCGAGCCCATCGCTTAGCACCACCCATTTTACGTTTCCACCACCAGCGTCGGTAACTCTTTCGGTGGTTAGCCGAATCAAATGCAACAATTTCTTCCATGCTGCCAGTTCCGTTGTAGGAAAACCGTCCTTCCCTTCTGGCTGTCTTGCTGCTGTTTTCCATCAGGCAGTCCCGCAGGTGTCAGCTCCTGCGTTAGACTATCTACTGGTTTACACTCCATCGGGTCATGTAGTTCAATACAAACTCATTCCATCTCTTGGAGGAGGAGACCAGGCTGAGAGCAGTTCGCGAATAGGAGCAGCTGAAGAGGAATTAAGAGTGAAAGTCGAACCCGTTCAGTGTTGGGATGTCTGCCGGAGAACTGATTGGccagagagagaagagaatgtATGCGGAAGAGTTGCAGAGGACAGCGTTGATGCTTCTGATCTAGCGAAGCCTCTCGAGAAACACCACGTTTATGTTGCCAATGCAGAGGTTCTAATAAACTCGGGAAGAAAACCAATCTGGCAGAACTCAGAG ATATCTTTCTATCCCATGTTTCGACCGGACTCCGCTGGATTGAACCACGGGGAGATGGAAATCGAGAAAGTATCTGCAAATGAGGTTGATATCAGGCGCAAGGATCTGCTGCCTGTGTTCGATAATTTTCACAGTGTGTATTCCAGTATGCGTAACAG AGGATTTCCTCCCGTTGAAAGAGAttcagattcttcttcttcttattctgaTCCTCGGCTAGTTAAAG GTAGAGGAAGTAGTTCCTCCCATTTTGCACTAACTCCGAACCAAGACCCTCTTAGCGGAATTGTAACATTCAAACAACCAGTGGTTTCCATTTCTTCTGCTGTGAAAGACACTGATTATACTGTAGACGACGTTGCTCATATGTTGCTAAAGAACGCCTCCCTGCCCGCTGAAACAACAATTGTAAACAACAGCGGGACAAGCGGAGCTTCAAATGTAAGGTCTAACCCTTCTGATCTCAGCATGAATGCTGCGGACGAAAGTGAGGAGGGACATGTTGATGATGGCTACCCAAACTTTGAGCAGTTTTTTAAGGAAACTGCTAAAGAAGCAGAGAACAAGAATGCTCCATCTGATCAAAGAAAactagatgatgatgatgatgacgatgacgACATGCTTGGTGGTGTTTTTGCTTTCTCCGAAGAAG GTTGA
- the LOC103844420 gene encoding uncharacterized protein LOC103844420 — protein sequence MSFTSHLQATNLMVIGAKSPVDRRRKALERVNKELSRGKYETALSLVKQLKGKHGCLSAFASAKLLPKKSPVIDTLGELIDSVSRSFESVSAEANSVRNFQEHKAITSPSEEDWFAVVQHESGHFLVGYLLGVLPRRYEIPNLEAMRDNVTGRVEFVGFEFLKQVGAANQFMKDDVDLSVSQGYISSKTLNNFSCVILGGMVTEHMLFGYSEGFYSDVVKLNNVLQWRGFTEMEKAAHIRWAASNTVSLLHSYNEARVSLAKAMAKAKPIGACIEAIESAISRHYM from the exons ATGAGCTTCACCTCTCATCTCCAAGCGACCAACCTCATGGTGATCGGAGCAAAATCGCCGGTGGATCGTCGCCGGAAAGCACTTGAGAGAGTGAATAAAGAGCTCTCAAGAGGCAAGTACGAAACTGCACTCTCTCTCGTCAAGCAACTCAAGGGAAAACATGGCTGCCTCTCTGCCTTCGCCTCTGCCAAATTg CTTCCCAAGAAATCACCAGTAATAGATACATTGGGTGAGTTGATCGATTCAGTCTCCAGAAGCTTTGAATCTGTTTCTGCTGAAGCG AATTCAGTGAGAAATTTTCAAGAGCACAAAGCTATAACTTCTCCCTCTGAAGAAGATTGGTTCGCTGTTGTTCAG CATGAATCAGGCCATTTTCTGGTTGGTTATTTGCTTGGAGTTCTTCCAAGACGCTATGAAATACCAAATTTGGAAGCTATGAGGGATAATGTAACTGGGAGAGTAGAATTTGTGGGCTTCGAGTTCCTCAAACAA GTTGGTGCTGCAAACCAATTTATGAAAGATGATGTGGATCTTTCG GTCTCTCAAGGCTATATATCGTCCAAG ACACTGAACAACTTCTCTTGTGTGATACTTGGAGGAATGGTAACAGAACATATGCTTTTCGGATACTCGGAAGGTTTCTACTCCGATGTTGTCAAG TTGAACAATGTTCTGCAATGGCGAGGGTTCACAGAAATGGAAAAGGCGGCTCATATCAGATGGGCTGCTTCCAACACTGTATCTTTGTTACATTCATACAATGAAGCAAGAGTTTCACTAGCAAAAGCAATGGCCAAAGCCAAACCGATTGGTGCTTGTATTGAAGCCATTGAATCTGCAATTTCTAGACATTATATgtaa